One Paenarthrobacter aurescens TC1 DNA window includes the following coding sequences:
- a CDS encoding penicillin-binding protein (identified by match to protein family HMM PF00905; match to protein family HMM PF00912) — translation MVTRKNPLFDTATTLGKILGFLGVSAICGVLVAGLLVPAAAVSGSAASGSIQFFDTLPAELQVDPPSQNTTILAKDGSPIASIYAENRTRVPLDQMSPFIKDAVIAIEDSRFYEHGGIDTTGIMRALVSTARGNKQGASTITQQYVNNVINESLVAADREEDVKLNGGGKGVGDKLREMKLAIALEKKFSKEQILEGYLNIVFFNRDAYGIEAASKFFFSTTAKDLTLPQAALLAGLVNSPSAFDPIANPDSSKVRRDLVLASMVNQGKITQAQYDEAVATPVTTQVTPARQGCAYATMAPYFCDYVLHLLFNDPAYGDTTEERIKRVQRGGLTIQTTLDPTAQNVAQQQVDATAGANPDKWGASIVSVQPGTGQIVSMAQNTVWLPQEGKFDQTQNFNVDVLDKNGNDLNGIGGFQPGSTMKPFTFAQWLNEGKSMETNVNAAVRKYPQNFPWRNTCPTPTDGFYDGNVQGSFDLQNAEPQYYRNMTVLWGLKNSINTATFASAAQVDLCGIQGIVDATGIHGGLPARDDTGKITDPNPQVQMTRLSNLIGATQTAPLTMAASFATFAADGKYCEPIAITSVKDQSGASLPAQSSSCKDAVKPEVARGVAYAMGKVLDEGSGSLIRPALNSKNFPVAAKTGTNDSNGSTWVVGYTSGLATASWFGDPLGDQLRPGRNLTVNGKFYPAIDGYMIAGPQFTNYMLAVAPAYGTNPFQAPPSNLTGAPTPQRNNTPSNTTPSTAPKPPATGNGNSGNGNNGNKD, via the coding sequence ATGGTGACTCGCAAGAACCCACTATTCGACACTGCCACCACCCTCGGAAAGATTCTAGGCTTCCTTGGTGTGAGCGCGATTTGTGGCGTCCTGGTGGCGGGCCTTTTGGTCCCCGCAGCCGCCGTTTCGGGCAGTGCCGCAAGTGGTTCAATTCAGTTCTTTGACACTCTGCCGGCGGAACTTCAGGTGGATCCGCCCAGCCAGAACACCACCATCCTGGCGAAGGACGGTTCACCGATCGCCTCGATCTACGCAGAGAACCGGACCAGGGTCCCGCTGGATCAAATGAGCCCGTTCATCAAGGACGCTGTCATCGCTATCGAGGACAGCCGTTTTTATGAGCACGGCGGCATTGATACCACCGGCATCATGCGAGCCCTGGTAAGCACCGCCCGCGGCAACAAGCAGGGCGCGTCCACCATCACGCAGCAGTACGTGAACAACGTCATCAACGAATCCCTCGTCGCGGCTGACAGGGAAGAGGACGTCAAGCTCAACGGTGGCGGCAAGGGCGTCGGCGACAAGCTTCGCGAAATGAAGCTTGCCATCGCCTTGGAGAAGAAGTTCTCCAAGGAACAGATCCTTGAGGGTTACCTCAACATCGTCTTCTTCAACCGTGACGCCTACGGCATCGAGGCTGCTTCCAAGTTCTTCTTCAGCACCACCGCCAAGGACCTGACTCTTCCGCAGGCCGCCCTGCTGGCTGGCCTCGTGAACAGCCCGTCGGCCTTCGATCCCATCGCCAACCCTGACAGCTCAAAGGTCCGCCGCGACCTTGTGCTGGCCTCCATGGTCAATCAGGGCAAGATCACCCAGGCACAGTACGACGAAGCTGTTGCCACCCCCGTCACCACGCAGGTCACCCCGGCCCGCCAGGGTTGCGCTTACGCCACCATGGCGCCGTACTTCTGTGACTACGTGCTGCACCTGCTCTTCAACGACCCTGCGTACGGTGACACCACGGAGGAGCGCATTAAGCGCGTCCAGCGTGGCGGCCTCACCATCCAGACCACCCTCGATCCGACAGCCCAGAACGTCGCCCAGCAGCAGGTTGACGCGACGGCGGGCGCAAACCCGGACAAGTGGGGCGCGTCCATCGTCTCCGTCCAGCCGGGCACCGGCCAGATCGTGAGCATGGCCCAGAACACTGTTTGGCTGCCTCAAGAGGGCAAGTTCGATCAGACCCAGAACTTTAACGTGGACGTCCTGGACAAGAACGGGAACGACCTCAACGGCATCGGCGGGTTCCAGCCTGGTTCCACGATGAAGCCCTTTACGTTCGCCCAGTGGCTGAACGAGGGCAAATCGATGGAGACCAATGTCAACGCGGCGGTTCGCAAGTATCCCCAGAACTTCCCATGGAGGAACACCTGTCCCACTCCGACCGACGGTTTCTACGACGGTAACGTTCAGGGCAGCTTCGACCTCCAAAACGCCGAGCCGCAGTACTACCGGAATATGACGGTTCTCTGGGGCCTCAAGAACTCCATCAACACAGCCACCTTTGCGTCGGCAGCCCAAGTGGATCTCTGTGGAATCCAGGGCATCGTTGATGCCACCGGCATCCACGGCGGCCTTCCTGCCCGCGATGACACGGGCAAGATCACGGATCCGAACCCGCAGGTTCAGATGACCCGATTGTCCAACCTTATTGGTGCAACGCAGACCGCACCTCTGACCATGGCAGCGTCTTTCGCAACCTTCGCCGCTGACGGCAAGTACTGCGAGCCGATCGCCATCACCTCGGTGAAAGACCAGTCCGGTGCTTCATTGCCGGCCCAGTCCTCCAGCTGTAAGGATGCCGTGAAGCCTGAAGTTGCCCGCGGCGTTGCTTACGCCATGGGCAAGGTTCTGGATGAAGGCTCGGGGTCCTTGATCCGTCCGGCTTTGAACTCCAAGAACTTCCCCGTGGCAGCCAAGACTGGTACCAACGACTCAAACGGCTCCACGTGGGTTGTCGGTTACACCAGCGGCCTGGCTACGGCTTCCTGGTTCGGTGACCCGCTGGGCGATCAGCTTCGTCCGGGACGCAACCTCACGGTCAACGGCAAGTTCTACCCGGCCATCGACGGCTACATGATCGCTGGTCCGCAGTTCACCAACTACATGCTTGCTGTGGCGCCTGCGTACGGAACCAACCCGTTCCAGGCTCCGCCGTCCAACCTGACGGGTGCTCCTACCCCGCAACGGAACAACACCCCGTCCAATACCACCCCGTCGACGGCGCCCAAGCCGCCTGCCACCGGAAACGGCAACAGCGGGAACGGTAACAACGGCAATAAGGACTAG
- a CDS encoding Ser/Thr protein phosphatase family protein (identified by match to protein family HMM PF00149), with the protein MSFSDSLANRVRTVGRGFAVTAAVGTAAGAAAAAYGWWEKDQFEVRHETLPILPEGSKPLRVLHLSDIHFVPGQDKKTQWLQSLADLKPDLVVNTGDNLSHAKAVDPLIQALRPLLEFPGVFVPGSNDYYAPRIKNPVGYFRGPSRMRTDPIALDWPKLRSAFGMGGWIDLTNRAQSVVLNGLRFDFSGVDDPHLNRERYAGWPRGTVNQDARPHLKVAVIHAPYQRVLDHFTEAGADLILAGHTHGGQICIPGYGALVANCDLPTWRAKGLHDWESDSFTTPVNVSGGIGTSRFAPVRIACRPEAVLLTLT; encoded by the coding sequence ATGTCCTTCAGTGATTCATTGGCAAACCGCGTCCGCACCGTCGGGCGCGGTTTCGCCGTCACAGCTGCGGTCGGTACAGCAGCGGGAGCAGCAGCGGCCGCATACGGTTGGTGGGAGAAAGACCAGTTCGAGGTCCGTCACGAAACCCTGCCCATTCTTCCGGAGGGATCCAAGCCGCTCCGCGTCCTGCACCTGAGCGACATCCACTTCGTCCCGGGCCAGGACAAGAAGACGCAGTGGCTGCAATCGCTGGCGGATCTGAAGCCTGACCTCGTGGTTAACACCGGCGACAATCTCAGCCACGCCAAAGCCGTTGATCCCCTGATCCAGGCACTTCGACCACTGCTGGAGTTCCCCGGCGTTTTCGTTCCGGGCTCCAACGACTACTACGCCCCGCGGATCAAGAACCCGGTTGGCTACTTCCGTGGTCCGTCGCGGATGCGAACCGACCCCATCGCCTTGGACTGGCCCAAGCTCCGCTCGGCGTTCGGTATGGGCGGCTGGATCGACCTCACAAACCGCGCCCAGTCAGTGGTGCTGAACGGACTGCGATTCGACTTTTCGGGTGTCGACGACCCTCACCTGAACCGCGAACGCTATGCCGGTTGGCCCCGTGGAACGGTCAACCAGGATGCCCGCCCGCACCTGAAGGTGGCAGTCATCCACGCTCCGTACCAGCGCGTGCTGGACCACTTCACCGAAGCCGGAGCGGACCTGATCCTCGCCGGCCACACGCACGGCGGCCAAATCTGCATCCCTGGTTACGGCGCACTCGTCGCCAACTGCGACCTCCCCACCTGGCGGGCCAAGGGCCTCCACGATTGGGAAAGCGACAGCTTCACGACGCCGGTGAACGTCTCCGGCGGCATCGGCACGTCGCGCTTCGCCCCCGTCCGCATCGCCTGCCGCCCGGAAGCAGTGCTGCTCACACTCACGTGA
- a CDS encoding putative transcriptional regulator, MarR family (identified by match to protein family HMM PF01047), with amino-acid sequence MTVEVPDHIANRLGSYLKLADQAVAGAKTRALRPHGVTVPQYVTLMALHILPEQSIAQLARTASVTPQTMSTILNNLEDKELVTREKSPSHTRVVLLKLTPEGHRVALAADEAAHEVEQLITNALSPLELGRTRETLSRVVEVLKASKVA; translated from the coding sequence ATGACTGTGGAGGTGCCGGATCACATCGCCAACCGGCTTGGGAGCTACCTGAAGCTCGCAGATCAAGCCGTTGCTGGGGCAAAAACCAGGGCCCTGCGACCTCACGGTGTCACTGTCCCGCAATATGTAACACTGATGGCGTTACATATTCTCCCAGAGCAATCAATCGCGCAGCTAGCCCGTACGGCGTCCGTCACTCCCCAGACAATGTCCACCATCCTCAACAACTTGGAGGATAAGGAGCTGGTAACGAGAGAGAAGTCTCCGTCCCACACACGAGTAGTCCTACTAAAACTCACTCCTGAAGGCCATCGAGTGGCGCTTGCCGCGGACGAAGCAGCGCATGAAGTGGAACAGCTAATAACCAACGCCTTATCGCCGTTGGAACTGGGGAGAACCAGGGAAACACTCAGCCGCGTTGTTGAAGTCCTGAAGGCCTCAAAAGTCGCGTAG
- a CDS encoding putative integral membrane protein, MMPL family (identified by match to protein family HMM PF03176), producing the protein MNIDMSNKTLNTVVVRRGLGRLGATLIASFWVALTIVGALGASDIEKTLGDVGWAPKGAQSELVANGLKDGFVGTGLTSLTAVVTDQKHSSQEPEFERRAAEVASFIGANLNLEVTSHIGYASAGNSRDEFVSKDGHTSLVQLGSSLDADTMADRVLGAQSKLDERFENQGLTVQLVGTQAFLTEMSTASMAGLGQAEMLAFPLIVIVLLLLYRSVAATLTSLVATGTTIMLTLGIVNWVGTHWFDMSEFTLNSVTMLGLGICVDYTLFIVRRFQTELQSGQSVDAALKTTMRTSGEAVLASGVTVALAMSALFLIDSAVIRSIATGVVVVVIMSMLAATILTPALLRLLGTKINWGKIRFPRRKIRAISTRANFATRLAMRRPWLVVVGSVAILGALIIPAAHIAVGSADASVARSGAPVRVGFERIADKFSVGATAPIQVLVDAEGVGVSHLQMAQISNLVTKIDSSNHVESVREPLSVFSALNPDNPLAATTESSLAALPERERQALGTMLSSDGERMLITVLPDGAATSEQARQALFDVRSAVSENKIDGASVNVGGETQMNEEATEVIAESLPVVVAIMLAIILLIMAIAFRSILIPLLTVGLNILSVGATFGILVIIFQNGIGTSMLGFTHLGHLINWVPVLLIALLVSLATDYQVFILTRIREYVRTPGTSIRDAVSLGLRDTGPLITGAAMLMVVVFGAFAFTGVVPIQQFGFGLAVGVAIDATIVRMLLVPACLSLLGKAAWWPGNRRTDGDELGLETNTAHMTERSHVGQ; encoded by the coding sequence ATGAACATTGATATGTCCAACAAAACACTGAACACAGTTGTCGTCCGCAGAGGGCTTGGCCGGCTGGGGGCAACGCTTATCGCTTCGTTCTGGGTAGCGCTGACTATCGTTGGCGCCCTTGGCGCTTCCGACATCGAGAAAACGCTCGGAGACGTCGGATGGGCGCCCAAAGGCGCTCAGTCTGAACTCGTCGCAAACGGACTCAAAGATGGATTTGTGGGCACCGGTCTAACGTCACTAACTGCTGTGGTGACAGATCAGAAGCACAGTTCGCAGGAACCGGAGTTCGAACGGCGAGCTGCTGAGGTTGCCTCGTTCATCGGCGCCAATCTTAACCTCGAAGTCACTTCTCATATCGGCTATGCAAGCGCGGGGAATAGTCGCGACGAGTTCGTGAGCAAGGACGGACACACTTCGCTAGTGCAACTGGGCTCGTCTCTGGACGCCGACACTATGGCTGACAGAGTGCTCGGAGCTCAGAGCAAGCTCGACGAACGGTTCGAGAATCAGGGCCTCACCGTGCAACTCGTCGGAACGCAAGCGTTTCTAACCGAGATGAGTACAGCAAGCATGGCCGGTCTTGGTCAAGCCGAGATGCTTGCATTCCCACTTATTGTTATCGTCCTGCTATTGCTTTACCGAAGTGTCGCCGCAACTCTGACATCGCTGGTTGCCACCGGCACAACGATTATGCTCACCCTCGGCATCGTCAACTGGGTCGGAACTCATTGGTTCGACATGTCGGAGTTCACGCTGAACTCTGTCACGATGCTCGGATTGGGGATCTGTGTCGACTACACACTCTTCATCGTTCGACGATTCCAAACCGAACTTCAGTCCGGCCAGTCTGTTGACGCTGCCCTTAAGACGACGATGCGAACTTCCGGGGAAGCCGTGCTCGCGTCCGGCGTCACTGTAGCTCTGGCGATGTCGGCGCTGTTCCTGATTGACTCCGCCGTGATCCGTTCCATTGCGACCGGGGTGGTTGTAGTGGTCATAATGTCCATGCTCGCGGCTACCATACTGACACCTGCTCTGCTACGGCTGCTTGGTACGAAGATCAACTGGGGCAAGATCCGCTTTCCTCGACGGAAGATCCGTGCAATTTCCACACGAGCAAACTTCGCGACTCGCCTAGCCATGCGCCGACCATGGCTGGTTGTTGTTGGATCGGTGGCTATCCTGGGTGCACTCATTATCCCAGCAGCGCACATCGCGGTGGGCAGCGCAGACGCATCGGTCGCTCGGTCGGGCGCTCCCGTTCGTGTTGGGTTCGAACGCATTGCGGACAAGTTCTCTGTTGGAGCTACCGCTCCGATACAGGTCCTAGTCGACGCTGAAGGGGTCGGAGTCTCACATCTCCAGATGGCACAGATAAGCAATTTGGTGACCAAGATTGACTCAAGCAACCATGTCGAATCGGTGCGGGAGCCACTTTCAGTGTTCTCCGCACTCAATCCAGATAACCCGCTGGCGGCCACGACCGAATCGTCGTTGGCAGCGTTGCCTGAGCGCGAACGTCAGGCCCTGGGCACAATGCTGTCCTCGGACGGTGAGCGCATGCTCATTACAGTTTTGCCCGATGGGGCAGCAACCAGCGAACAAGCCCGGCAGGCTCTCTTCGACGTCCGGAGTGCAGTATCGGAGAACAAGATCGATGGCGCTAGCGTGAATGTCGGAGGTGAGACGCAAATGAATGAGGAGGCAACGGAAGTCATTGCCGAATCGCTGCCCGTTGTGGTCGCGATCATGCTCGCGATCATTCTCCTCATCATGGCCATAGCATTCCGGTCGATCCTGATTCCCCTCCTGACCGTCGGGCTGAACATCCTAAGCGTCGGTGCCACCTTCGGAATTCTGGTGATTATCTTCCAGAACGGTATTGGCACAAGCATGCTTGGCTTCACTCACCTAGGCCACCTCATTAACTGGGTGCCTGTGCTGCTGATTGCCCTTCTCGTTAGCCTTGCAACGGACTACCAAGTGTTTATTTTGACGCGAATCCGTGAGTACGTAAGGACCCCGGGGACAAGCATTCGTGACGCAGTATCGTTGGGTTTGCGTGACACGGGTCCTCTCATCACCGGCGCCGCTATGCTCATGGTGGTCGTGTTCGGGGCCTTCGCGTTTACCGGAGTGGTCCCCATCCAGCAATTTGGATTCGGCCTGGCAGTCGGAGTCGCAATCGACGCGACCATCGTTCGTATGTTGCTCGTTCCGGCATGTTTGTCTTTGTTGGGCAAGGCCGCGTGGTGGCCGGGGAATCGACGAACAGATGGTGACGAGCTGGGGTTGGAAACCAATACCGCACATATGACTGAGAGGTCTCATGTGGGACAGTAG
- a CDS encoding putative 3-oxoacyl-(acyl-carrier-protein) synthase III, with the protein MKTPSINICAGAVVYPPVETTQLTEYAGGPTTATIPTAHFAGAPLLAVAAAREALERGGIGSEDIVCNAHAWVNYQGHDLWSPQHFIAQEIGAVHSRSSGVFDVCNGGESAIELVAMRLLGSSDVRPHDIALTTTADLFREPAFNRFSSDLGVWYGDSGSALVLGLERDMEDQAVQLLSARSTSMPIAEAMHRTREGFFDYAAGSDRSIDVRATKAQFLAEGGGASFLTSMGGGVRSVVLGSLSDAGISPHDPRVKHLLLPRIDQSTIDRVYLPPLHGVTSAAYRSLPRNKYGHLGAGDTPVNIVEFVQGGDYDAGDIALFVCAGAGFTVSCLCVRLPDPSLVARSFATVNDFIPA; encoded by the coding sequence ATGAAAACACCTTCAATAAACATCTGCGCAGGGGCTGTTGTGTATCCGCCCGTGGAAACAACACAACTAACGGAATACGCCGGCGGACCAACGACGGCTACGATTCCAACTGCTCATTTCGCTGGAGCCCCACTTCTGGCGGTCGCCGCGGCCCGAGAGGCACTTGAACGTGGCGGCATCGGATCAGAAGATATCGTTTGCAATGCGCATGCGTGGGTGAACTATCAGGGACACGATCTCTGGTCGCCCCAGCACTTCATCGCGCAGGAAATAGGTGCGGTGCATTCCCGTTCTTCGGGGGTTTTCGATGTGTGCAATGGCGGAGAATCCGCCATCGAACTCGTGGCCATGCGCTTACTAGGGTCTTCTGACGTGAGGCCCCATGATATCGCTCTCACTACGACTGCCGACTTGTTCCGGGAACCGGCGTTCAACCGGTTTTCCTCCGACTTGGGCGTCTGGTACGGCGATTCCGGCAGTGCCTTGGTGCTTGGCTTGGAGAGAGACATGGAGGATCAGGCCGTTCAGCTGTTATCAGCCCGAAGCACGTCAATGCCAATCGCTGAAGCGATGCACCGCACCCGTGAAGGTTTCTTTGATTACGCTGCAGGGAGTGATCGTTCCATCGATGTGCGAGCCACTAAGGCTCAATTCCTCGCGGAAGGCGGCGGTGCGAGCTTCTTGACGTCAATGGGCGGTGGCGTTCGATCGGTCGTATTGGGTTCACTTAGCGATGCCGGAATCAGCCCGCACGACCCAAGGGTGAAACACCTCTTGCTGCCGCGTATCGACCAGTCGACGATCGACAGGGTCTACTTGCCGCCTCTCCACGGGGTGACATCTGCTGCATACAGGTCGCTCCCGCGGAACAAGTACGGGCACCTCGGCGCTGGTGACACACCGGTGAACATCGTTGAGTTTGTTCAGGGTGGCGATTATGACGCCGGCGACATCGCCTTGTTCGTATGTGCGGGCGCAGGGTTCACCGTCTCATGCCTCTGCGTGAGGCTTCCAGATCCGTCCTTAGTGGCGCGGTCATTCGCGACTGTGAACGACTTCATCCCAGCATAA
- a CDS encoding FAD-binding monooxygenase, PheA/TfdB family (identified by match to protein family HMM PF01494) has protein sequence MVVGAGPTGLTAAIELAGRGISVCVIDSLAAPRTESRALAVWPRTRDVLTSLQVLDDVQQDSDLFLDQVAYELGDARSVSIKLPTDTMAQILPQPVLEQALIERLGDLAVSVHWGTRLVDVVQHPDGVSVTMSSPGQNEHEACVKFIIGADGASSSVRSLLGISYVGHTIPASFHLADCTLQGFPNDNVFRNFVSQAGYVAICPLPDGGHRIFARSEHTDSRTEMSPAEMLKRAGLSSVGVRSTEWTSDFRIHERVSETFRQGNVFLAGDAAHTHSPAGGQGIQTGIGDAHNLSWKLSTVLRGIALPSLLDSYETERRPVAQAVIDRSSVQAKLWDTSTPWKRRRNSFAFRAANQLGVVRARLIPALLGYADAYPPSPAQSSRSKQFLHQRHRSPAFKTNLQLVAEGSWSPEEIAEIGRLQARHELLGDNVMQISDPVPRTRRGIVCVRPDGYAAFRVGDLVNLERGLDQIIRSWANPRLLRG, from the coding sequence ATGGTCGTCGGGGCCGGGCCCACGGGCCTCACGGCAGCGATCGAACTCGCGGGCCGTGGGATATCCGTCTGCGTCATCGACAGTCTCGCCGCGCCTAGAACAGAGAGTCGCGCACTCGCAGTCTGGCCACGGACCCGCGATGTCCTCACTAGCCTGCAGGTGCTAGACGACGTACAGCAGGACTCCGACCTGTTCCTGGATCAAGTAGCCTATGAGTTGGGTGATGCGCGAAGTGTTTCCATCAAGCTCCCGACCGATACCATGGCGCAGATTCTGCCCCAGCCGGTCCTTGAGCAAGCTCTCATCGAACGACTTGGGGATCTAGCGGTTTCCGTACATTGGGGTACCCGGCTTGTTGACGTTGTGCAACACCCGGACGGCGTCAGTGTGACCATGTCCAGCCCAGGGCAGAACGAACACGAGGCGTGCGTCAAGTTCATCATCGGCGCCGACGGCGCGTCCAGCAGCGTTCGCTCCCTGCTGGGCATCTCCTATGTAGGACACACGATCCCGGCGTCCTTCCATCTCGCCGACTGCACCCTACAGGGGTTTCCGAACGACAACGTTTTTCGCAATTTCGTGTCCCAGGCAGGATATGTCGCAATCTGCCCGCTTCCGGACGGAGGGCATCGAATCTTTGCGCGCAGCGAGCACACCGACAGTCGGACGGAGATGTCACCCGCCGAGATGCTGAAACGTGCAGGGCTCTCCTCGGTGGGAGTCAGATCCACGGAATGGACGAGCGACTTCAGGATTCACGAACGAGTCAGTGAGACGTTTCGCCAGGGCAATGTGTTCCTCGCCGGGGACGCCGCGCATACCCACAGCCCCGCTGGCGGACAGGGTATCCAGACCGGAATCGGGGACGCCCACAACCTCTCATGGAAGTTGAGCACCGTCCTGCGCGGCATTGCTCTTCCGTCACTCCTGGACAGCTACGAGACCGAGCGCCGCCCAGTGGCCCAAGCCGTCATCGATCGCTCATCAGTTCAAGCCAAACTCTGGGACACGTCCACGCCATGGAAACGAAGGCGCAATTCGTTCGCCTTTCGGGCCGCAAACCAGCTAGGGGTAGTCCGCGCGCGATTAATTCCTGCGCTGCTTGGATACGCGGACGCCTATCCGCCCTCACCAGCTCAATCATCCCGATCCAAGCAGTTCCTACACCAACGGCACCGGAGTCCAGCGTTCAAGACAAATCTCCAGCTCGTTGCGGAAGGTTCCTGGTCCCCTGAGGAAATTGCCGAAATTGGGCGACTTCAGGCACGCCACGAACTGCTTGGTGACAACGTCATGCAGATATCGGACCCAGTTCCCCGAACGCGACGGGGAATTGTCTGTGTCCGCCCTGATGGATATGCCGCATTCCGCGTCGGGGACCTTGTCAACCTCGAACGCGGCCTCGACCAGATCATCCGATCCTGGGCCAACCCACGACTTCTCAGGGGATAA
- a CDS encoding putative hydrolase (identified by match to protein family HMM PF00702) gives MPSQIPESIHTIVYDFGGVVTAPLITGILSLSQRIDREVESIVASMSAPIERGSLGPLAALEAGDLTETEAVSIFCKRLELTPRDLHGDETFGEVWLRTLGIDQATLTQAQALKRAGYRTGLATNNVNEWRSIWLGLIDPHLFDFIVDSSEVRLRKPTMEFYLELARRVNGTQGVLVLDDEPVNIQTADRAGFGTLLWGPDSTRSRRDLERLLP, from the coding sequence ATGCCTAGTCAAATACCCGAGTCCATCCACACGATCGTCTATGACTTCGGCGGTGTAGTAACAGCGCCTTTGATTACGGGAATTCTCAGCCTCTCCCAGCGCATTGACCGAGAAGTCGAATCCATTGTCGCCTCGATGTCAGCCCCCATCGAACGCGGCAGTCTGGGGCCACTCGCAGCACTTGAGGCGGGAGACTTGACCGAAACGGAGGCCGTCTCGATCTTCTGTAAGCGTCTTGAGCTAACTCCGCGAGACCTCCACGGAGACGAAACGTTCGGCGAAGTTTGGCTTCGTACTTTAGGGATCGATCAGGCGACACTTACGCAGGCTCAAGCGCTAAAGCGGGCGGGATACAGAACCGGACTCGCGACCAATAACGTGAATGAATGGCGGTCGATCTGGCTCGGATTGATCGACCCTCACCTGTTCGACTTTATTGTTGATTCTTCGGAGGTTCGCCTCAGAAAGCCGACGATGGAGTTTTACCTCGAGCTTGCCCGTCGCGTAAACGGCACACAGGGGGTGCTCGTCCTCGACGATGAACCAGTAAATATCCAGACCGCCGATCGAGCAGGCTTTGGGACATTACTCTGGGGTCCCGACTCAACCAGGTCCCGGCGCGACCTCGAACGCCTTCTGCCGTGA
- a CDS encoding putative A-factor biosynthesis repeat family protein, translating to MRRHVAVSKEEATLQFDRTVSRDLVHRRAIAEVFVTDSAPGPPGRTFVGVQIPRGHRMNRGSGRAAAVLVLEALRQASIYVAHTELSVPADMVFVFSRMDLRFADAASLDFQGNQLSSMIDLSAELESLPNGRPRRMVFAARLIVDDQILVEADGDVSLVTKEAWPLLRARAGAELTDADEPPSALPISESSIADVIRSPEDAGGHRFEARVLVDDQHPFYFDHPLDHIPAALQVDALDELCIHVLSRRATSCEMFTLRSLRMDFRGFAELSSPAFASVRIEDPSGTSGGDATTLIAEIRQGKSVVTMATLEYALEQVSVDA from the coding sequence TTGCGTCGGCACGTCGCCGTCTCTAAGGAGGAGGCGACGCTTCAGTTCGATCGGACGGTTAGCCGTGATCTTGTGCACCGGAGAGCGATAGCCGAGGTGTTCGTCACCGATTCGGCCCCCGGTCCTCCCGGTAGAACTTTTGTGGGGGTGCAGATTCCTAGGGGGCATCGCATGAATCGGGGGAGTGGACGGGCAGCGGCTGTTTTGGTGCTCGAGGCACTAAGACAGGCCAGCATCTATGTCGCGCACACGGAGCTGTCTGTACCGGCGGATATGGTGTTCGTGTTCAGCCGGATGGACTTGCGCTTCGCGGATGCGGCCAGTCTCGACTTCCAGGGAAATCAGCTGAGCTCGATGATTGATCTATCTGCGGAGCTGGAGTCGCTTCCGAACGGTCGACCGAGGCGAATGGTTTTTGCCGCGCGCTTGATCGTGGATGATCAGATCCTCGTCGAAGCGGATGGTGATGTGTCGCTCGTCACTAAGGAGGCTTGGCCATTGCTGCGGGCTCGTGCCGGCGCTGAACTGACAGATGCGGATGAGCCTCCTTCGGCGTTACCAATCAGCGAATCCTCCATCGCCGATGTGATTCGGAGCCCTGAGGATGCCGGTGGCCATCGCTTTGAGGCGCGAGTCCTTGTGGACGATCAGCATCCCTTCTACTTCGATCACCCGCTGGATCACATTCCCGCCGCGCTCCAGGTCGATGCCCTCGACGAACTGTGCATCCACGTCCTCTCCAGGAGAGCCACCTCATGCGAAATGTTCACTCTGAGGAGTCTCCGTATGGACTTCAGGGGATTCGCCGAACTCTCAAGCCCAGCTTTCGCGAGCGTTCGTATCGAGGACCCGTCGGGTACCTCGGGAGGGGACGCAACCACCCTTATTGCTGAAATCCGACAGGGAAAGAGTGTGGTCACTATGGCCACCCTCGAATACGCCCTGGAGCAGGTGTCGGTCGATGCCTAG